A genomic window from Arthrobacter sp. FW305-BF8 includes:
- a CDS encoding Gfo/Idh/MocA family protein, with the protein MANGTAAPIRTAVVGFGISGKVFHAPLVAADPHYSLDVIVTADPARAAEAATLYPQARIVPTPEAMFARAGELDLVILGTPPHTHFDLAATAIAHGLHVVVDKPFVPTSALGTQLIGLASEAGVQLTVFQNRRWDADFLTLQKLLRQQALGEVRTFESRFEWWRPEGFGNWRDTVSLAQGGGILHDLGAHLIDQAVQLFGPVEQSYGETANRGSDPGAADTEAFVSLLHESGVRTRLWMNGMAAQVGPRFHVLGSESGYTKWGLDGQEPALAAGMMPSDQAYGVDPQESWGLLGVDGATSPVPAERGAYPEFYVQLAAALRGEGPLPVDPSEPLQVLKIIEGIHAVV; encoded by the coding sequence ATGGCGAACGGTACAGCGGCACCCATCCGGACCGCCGTCGTCGGCTTCGGAATCTCCGGCAAGGTCTTCCACGCACCGCTGGTCGCGGCGGACCCGCACTACTCACTGGACGTGATCGTAACGGCGGACCCTGCCCGGGCCGCCGAGGCGGCCACGCTCTACCCGCAGGCCCGCATCGTTCCCACGCCGGAGGCGATGTTCGCCCGGGCCGGGGAGCTGGACCTGGTCATCCTGGGCACCCCGCCGCACACGCACTTCGACCTCGCGGCCACCGCCATCGCCCACGGCCTCCACGTGGTGGTAGACAAGCCCTTCGTACCCACCTCAGCCCTGGGGACGCAGCTGATCGGCCTGGCATCCGAGGCCGGGGTGCAGCTCACCGTGTTCCAAAACCGCCGGTGGGACGCCGACTTCCTGACCCTGCAGAAACTGCTCCGGCAGCAGGCCCTCGGTGAGGTGCGCACCTTCGAATCCCGCTTTGAATGGTGGCGGCCGGAGGGCTTCGGGAACTGGCGCGACACCGTTTCCCTTGCCCAGGGCGGCGGAATCCTGCACGACCTCGGTGCGCACCTGATTGACCAGGCCGTCCAGCTGTTCGGCCCGGTGGAACAGAGCTACGGGGAGACGGCCAACCGGGGGTCCGATCCCGGCGCCGCCGACACGGAAGCGTTCGTCTCCCTGCTGCACGAGTCCGGCGTCCGCACCAGGCTGTGGATGAACGGCATGGCAGCCCAGGTGGGCCCGCGCTTCCACGTCCTCGGCTCGGAATCCGGCTACACCAAGTGGGGTTTGGACGGCCAGGAACCCGCCCTCGCGGCCGGCATGATGCCGTCGGATCAGGCCTACGGCGTTGACCCGCAGGAGTCCTGGGGGCTCCTTGGCGTGGATGGTGCCACCAGTCCCGTTCCTGCGGAGCGGGGCGCCTACCCCGAGTTTTACGTCCAGCTCGCCGCCGCCCTGCGCGGGGAGGGGCCGCTGCCCGTTGACCCTTCTGAACCGCTACAGGTCCTCAAAATCATCGAAGGCATCCACGCCGTCGTCTAG
- a CDS encoding NAD(P)/FAD-dependent oxidoreductase, producing MSSTDTKHVAIIGGGILGVSTAVHLLREGASVTLLTEKGLASEATGRSLSWLNSAGERSAPYHQLRLAGVDRYRTLFAADPSREWLQFGGGLMWNAEGQREATEARHAYEKSIGYDSKLLAPKDIAAFTPGIDAAAVPENAIFNPGEGWVSLPDLVEFLMEEFHERGGRLVLNAGKSSVVVDGGRAVGVETEAGETYDADAVLVACGAATPAVVAPLGVDIPNGSPVSMLVLTKPVEHDVRAALNTPRAAVRPNPGSTLALDHDWYEEHITEHADGSFSIPDDVVQELADEASKLIAGNPELKPASWKIGYKPIPGDGEPVLGELGQVPGCFVAFTHSGATLGLVVGELLAGEILTGARHPMLSTFRPARFS from the coding sequence ATGTCCTCCACCGACACCAAGCACGTCGCCATCATCGGCGGCGGCATCCTGGGCGTCTCCACTGCCGTCCACCTGCTCCGCGAAGGAGCCTCCGTCACGCTGCTGACCGAGAAGGGGCTGGCGAGCGAAGCCACCGGCCGTTCGCTCTCCTGGCTCAACTCCGCTGGCGAACGGTCCGCCCCGTACCACCAGCTCCGCCTCGCCGGCGTGGACCGGTACCGCACCCTGTTCGCTGCCGACCCCAGCCGGGAGTGGCTGCAGTTCGGCGGCGGGCTGATGTGGAACGCCGAAGGCCAGCGGGAGGCCACAGAGGCCCGCCATGCCTACGAGAAGTCCATCGGCTACGACTCCAAGCTCCTGGCCCCGAAGGACATTGCCGCCTTCACGCCGGGCATTGATGCGGCCGCCGTTCCGGAAAATGCCATCTTCAACCCGGGTGAGGGCTGGGTCAGCCTGCCGGACCTGGTGGAGTTCCTGATGGAGGAGTTCCACGAGCGCGGTGGCCGGCTGGTGCTGAACGCCGGAAAGTCCTCCGTGGTGGTCGACGGCGGCCGGGCCGTGGGCGTCGAGACGGAAGCGGGAGAGACGTACGACGCCGACGCGGTACTGGTGGCGTGCGGGGCGGCGACGCCCGCCGTCGTCGCGCCCCTGGGTGTGGACATCCCCAACGGTTCGCCGGTATCCATGCTGGTGCTGACCAAGCCGGTCGAACATGACGTGCGGGCCGCGCTGAACACCCCGCGGGCCGCCGTGCGCCCCAACCCGGGCAGCACCCTTGCCTTGGACCACGACTGGTACGAGGAGCACATCACGGAGCACGCGGACGGTTCGTTCAGCATCCCCGACGATGTGGTGCAGGAACTCGCGGACGAAGCCTCCAAGCTCATTGCCGGCAACCCCGAGCTCAAGCCAGCGAGCTGGAAGATCGGCTACAAGCCCATTCCGGGTGACGGCGAGCCGGTGCTGGGCGAGCTCGGCCAGGTCCCCGGCTGCTTCGTGGCATTCACCCACTCCGGTGCGACGCTGGGGCTCGTTGTCGGCGAACTCCTCGCCGGTGAGATCCTGACCGGGGCAAGGCACCCCATGCTGTCCACGTTCCGTCCGGCGCGTTTCTCCTGA
- a CDS encoding universal stress protein — translation MSIIVGFVPTPAGEAALAAGIAEARLRNQDLVIVNSAREGALVDKSVAPDEVLAKASRQAADAGVTARVIQPPYQHDLADEFLDVAREENASLIVIGLRHRTQVGKFILGSHAQRILMQADRPVLAVKADGGQF, via the coding sequence ATGAGCATCATCGTTGGATTCGTCCCCACGCCGGCGGGGGAAGCTGCCCTCGCGGCCGGCATCGCGGAGGCCCGCCTCCGCAACCAGGACCTGGTGATCGTCAACTCCGCCCGTGAAGGCGCCCTGGTGGACAAGTCAGTTGCGCCGGACGAGGTCCTGGCCAAGGCCTCCAGGCAGGCAGCGGACGCAGGGGTCACGGCCCGGGTGATCCAGCCGCCCTACCAGCATGACCTCGCGGATGAGTTCCTCGACGTCGCCCGGGAGGAAAACGCCTCCCTGATTGTCATCGGGCTGCGGCACCGCACGCAGGTGGGCAAGTTCATCCTGGGCAGCCACGCCCAGCGCATCCTCATGCAGGCTGACCGTCCCGTTTTGGCCGTGAAGGCCGACGGCGGCCAGTTTTAG
- a CDS encoding amino acid ABC transporter ATP-binding protein, which translates to MNLASNTASTNKTVAGSQTFHGSSLELKNLTMAYGDIEVLRNVSLSVAPGTTTCIIGPSGSGKSTLLRGVNRLHEPKSGDVLLAGESALQVKPDILRARIGMVFQHFNLFPDHTALENVALALWSVKGMSKAEARERASRGLAEVGLAERADHRPRDLSGGQQQRVAIARALAMEPEVMLFDEATSALDPELVKGVLNLMAGLGRRGMTMLVVTHEMGFARKVADQVVFMDEGEVVEAGTPAELFDNPRSERLQRFLSEVL; encoded by the coding sequence ATGAACCTCGCAAGCAACACCGCCAGCACCAACAAGACGGTCGCGGGAAGCCAAACCTTCCACGGCTCCAGCCTGGAGCTTAAGAACCTGACCATGGCCTATGGGGACATTGAGGTCCTCCGGAACGTCAGCCTCTCGGTCGCCCCGGGCACCACCACCTGCATCATCGGGCCCTCGGGCTCCGGCAAGTCCACGCTGCTGCGCGGCGTCAACCGGCTGCATGAGCCCAAGAGCGGGGACGTGCTGCTGGCCGGCGAAAGCGCCCTGCAGGTCAAGCCGGACATCCTGCGCGCCCGGATCGGGATGGTCTTCCAGCACTTCAACCTCTTCCCGGACCACACGGCACTCGAAAACGTGGCGCTGGCCCTCTGGAGCGTCAAGGGAATGTCCAAGGCAGAAGCCAGGGAACGCGCCAGCCGCGGCCTGGCCGAAGTAGGCCTGGCCGAGCGCGCCGACCACCGGCCCCGCGACCTCTCCGGCGGCCAGCAGCAGCGCGTGGCCATCGCCCGGGCGCTGGCCATGGAACCGGAAGTGATGCTGTTCGATGAAGCCACCAGCGCCCTGGACCCCGAACTGGTCAAGGGCGTCCTGAACCTGATGGCAGGGCTCGGCCGCCGCGGCATGACCATGCTGGTGGTCACGCACGAGATGGGCTTCGCCCGAAAGGTCGCGGACCAGGTGGTGTTCATGGACGAGGGCGAGGTCGTGGAGGCCGGGACCCCGGCCGAGCTCTTCGACAACCCGCGCAGTGAACGCCTGCAGCGCTTCCTCTCCGAGGTGCTGTGA
- the treS gene encoding maltose alpha-D-glucosyltransferase, with protein sequence MTEAADITYDEQFYPARPKALRPIARRRQFFADRPSLEFDGRNAAYVEWLRNQAMLGDANVMARQLSGQASMWQNSYAHPNPRAAVERAPVWFTAYPLSFITRPGQSFLSALGDPELWDAFREIGIRGLHTGPVKLAGGISGWSQTPSVDGHFDRISMAIDPVFGTEDEFRKMCEVAADHEGTVIDDIVPGHTGKGADFRLAEMNFRDYPGIYHMIDIPEEDWHLLPDVPEGEDSVNISPDAEQALQEAGYIIGRLQRVIFYEPGVKETNWSATRAIVDTAGKTRRWVYLHYFKAGQPSINWLDPTFAGMRLVVGDALHSLLDLGTGALRLDANGFLGVEKSAEEQPGWSEGHPLSEAANQLIGSMIRKVGGFSFQELNLTIDDIKATSEAGPDLSYDFVTRPAYHYALVTADTEFLRLTLRLAMEIGVDQASLVHALQNHDELTYELVHFAAGHRDDVFELNGQELTGAELAEHVQQTLRERLTGPDAPYNALFTTNGIACTTASVIMAALGIQDPENLTDEQRAQILDVHILLSMYNALQPGVFALSGWDLTGIVTLDRQKVRELTAQGDTRWINRGAHDIMGTSPDAEASSAGMPRARSLYGPLPDQLKDPASFARRLQKILAVREQSGIATSTLLDVPEVSQRGLLVMVNRLGDGNLQATVLNFSGQDIAGSIQSSHLVPGSSVHDLFSGEAVGQVDDLHSFFLELGAYQGTALVLKEGEKDDDAE encoded by the coding sequence GTGACCGAAGCGGCCGACATCACCTACGACGAGCAGTTCTATCCCGCCCGTCCCAAGGCGCTGCGGCCGATCGCCCGCCGCCGCCAGTTCTTTGCCGACCGCCCATCGCTGGAATTCGACGGGCGCAACGCGGCCTACGTTGAGTGGCTGCGGAATCAGGCCATGCTGGGGGATGCGAACGTCATGGCGCGGCAGCTCTCCGGCCAGGCCAGCATGTGGCAGAACTCGTATGCCCATCCGAACCCGCGGGCTGCCGTGGAACGCGCCCCCGTCTGGTTTACGGCCTACCCGCTGTCCTTCATCACGCGCCCGGGCCAGTCCTTCCTCTCCGCTCTGGGTGATCCTGAGCTGTGGGACGCCTTCCGCGAGATCGGCATCAGGGGTCTGCACACCGGCCCCGTCAAGCTCGCCGGCGGCATCAGCGGCTGGTCGCAGACGCCGAGCGTGGACGGGCACTTTGACCGCATCAGCATGGCAATCGACCCGGTGTTCGGCACCGAGGACGAATTCCGCAAGATGTGCGAGGTCGCGGCCGACCACGAAGGCACCGTGATCGATGACATCGTCCCCGGTCACACGGGCAAGGGGGCCGACTTCCGCCTGGCCGAAATGAACTTCCGGGACTACCCCGGCATCTACCACATGATCGACATTCCGGAAGAGGACTGGCACCTGCTGCCGGACGTTCCCGAAGGCGAAGACTCGGTCAACATCAGCCCCGATGCGGAGCAGGCACTGCAGGAGGCCGGATACATCATCGGCCGGCTGCAGCGCGTGATCTTCTACGAACCCGGGGTCAAGGAGACCAACTGGAGCGCCACCCGGGCGATCGTGGACACGGCAGGGAAAACCCGGCGCTGGGTCTACCTCCACTACTTCAAGGCCGGCCAGCCGTCCATCAACTGGCTGGACCCGACCTTTGCGGGCATGCGCCTGGTGGTCGGCGACGCCCTGCACTCGCTGCTCGACCTGGGCACTGGTGCGCTGCGGCTGGACGCGAACGGGTTCCTGGGCGTGGAGAAGAGCGCAGAGGAGCAGCCTGGATGGTCCGAGGGGCACCCGCTGTCCGAAGCGGCAAACCAGCTGATCGGGTCCATGATCCGCAAGGTGGGCGGGTTCTCCTTCCAGGAACTGAACCTGACCATCGACGACATCAAGGCCACCTCGGAGGCGGGTCCCGACCTTTCCTACGACTTCGTCACCAGGCCGGCCTACCACTACGCGCTGGTGACTGCCGATACGGAATTCCTGCGCCTGACCCTGCGGCTGGCCATGGAAATCGGCGTGGACCAGGCATCACTGGTCCATGCCCTCCAGAACCATGACGAACTGACCTACGAGCTGGTCCACTTCGCCGCCGGCCACAGGGACGACGTGTTCGAACTCAACGGCCAGGAGCTCACCGGCGCCGAACTGGCAGAGCACGTTCAGCAGACCCTCCGCGAACGGCTGACGGGCCCGGACGCGCCCTACAACGCGTTGTTCACCACCAACGGCATCGCCTGCACCACGGCCAGCGTCATCATGGCCGCCCTGGGCATCCAGGACCCGGAGAACCTCACCGACGAACAGCGGGCCCAGATCCTGGACGTCCATATCCTGCTGTCCATGTACAACGCCCTGCAGCCCGGTGTCTTTGCCCTGTCCGGGTGGGACCTCACCGGCATCGTCACCCTTGACCGCCAGAAAGTGCGGGAGCTTACCGCGCAGGGAGACACCCGCTGGATCAACCGCGGCGCACACGACATCATGGGCACCAGCCCCGACGCGGAGGCCTCCTCCGCCGGCATGCCCCGTGCCCGCAGCCTCTACGGACCGTTGCCCGACCAGCTCAAGGACCCGGCGTCCTTCGCCCGGCGGCTGCAGAAAATCCTCGCCGTCCGGGAACAGAGCGGCATTGCCACCAGCACCCTGCTGGACGTGCCGGAAGTTTCCCAGCGCGGCCTGCTGGTCATGGTTAACCGGCTGGGGGACGGGAACCTGCAGGCGACCGTGCTCAACTTCTCCGGCCAGGACATTGCGGGCAGCATCCAGTCGAGCCACCTGGTTCCCGGCAGCAGCGTCCACGACCTCTTCAGCGGCGAGGCCGTGGGGCAGGTCGACGACCTGCACAGCTTCTTCCTGGAGCTGGGCGCCTATCAGGGCACGGCACTGGTCCTGAAGGAAGGCGAGAAGGACGACGACGCCGAGTGA
- a CDS encoding ABC transporter substrate-binding protein, translating into MIKLNFRPAAVAAAALAAILVLSGCGGSSSATSSPAENPYGLIEPGTIRVASLGDSKPYTFTDAQGNFTGFDVELFKDVAHRAGVDNVVFTGQDFSGLLSAVANGQFDVGVAAIGITDKRKETVDFSNGYLAGYLTVITTKASGIKDEDGLNGKRLGVVQGTLQEAYAVKNFTSANLVRFPDNNTAISAVNSGSVDAHFLDYEAAKAYQEQYGLVSAADIPSFDAPAGFAIAKDKPAFKEALNKGLAAAMEDGTWKKLYQKWFPGSPMPEQYLPKAEQTATPAPTASK; encoded by the coding sequence GTGATCAAACTGAACTTCCGCCCGGCAGCAGTGGCTGCGGCAGCCCTGGCGGCCATCCTGGTCCTCTCGGGCTGCGGCGGATCGTCCTCCGCCACCTCGAGCCCCGCCGAGAACCCGTACGGACTGATTGAACCGGGCACCATCCGGGTGGCCAGCCTGGGCGATTCGAAGCCGTATACCTTCACCGACGCGCAGGGTAACTTCACCGGCTTCGACGTCGAACTGTTCAAGGACGTGGCCCACCGCGCCGGCGTAGACAATGTGGTCTTCACCGGCCAGGACTTCTCCGGGCTGCTTTCCGCCGTAGCCAACGGCCAGTTCGACGTTGGCGTGGCTGCCATCGGCATCACGGACAAGCGCAAGGAAACCGTCGACTTCTCCAACGGCTACCTCGCCGGCTACCTGACGGTCATCACCACCAAGGCCTCCGGCATCAAGGACGAGGATGGCCTCAACGGCAAGCGCCTCGGCGTGGTGCAGGGAACGCTGCAGGAAGCCTACGCGGTCAAGAACTTCACCTCCGCCAACCTGGTGCGCTTCCCGGACAACAACACTGCCATCTCCGCCGTCAACAGCGGCTCCGTTGACGCGCACTTCCTCGACTACGAGGCCGCCAAGGCCTACCAGGAGCAGTACGGCCTGGTCAGTGCAGCTGACATCCCCTCCTTCGACGCCCCCGCAGGCTTCGCCATCGCCAAGGACAAGCCCGCCTTCAAGGAAGCGCTGAACAAGGGCCTGGCCGCAGCCATGGAAGACGGCACGTGGAAGAAGCTCTACCAGAAGTGGTTCCCGGGCTCGCCGATGCCGGAGCAGTACCTGCCCAAGGCCGAACAGACCGCCACCCCTGCCCCGACCGCAAGCAAGTAA
- a CDS encoding putative bifunctional diguanylate cyclase/phosphodiesterase — MIRRSLQSGGRAGPRPWLLWLMWAFLGLYLAGLMAHGEGFNPLVDLGLGMPASWAPAAVAWLAAYRAKERRALALVAMALTAFAAGSTFYVSSLSGASSLPFPSPADVGYLLFYPLVLGGLFVYLLPLRQRLAWSVLLDAVVGSLGAASVLVVLLSPLLSAAGGFPSFATSVAVAYPLMDLVVLAVTAGMAAVPGLATGRSGVILMLGLMVFAAADVAYAFRLENNTYVLGTPLDAGWTAGLCLIATWADGFARQEEKAQGASEGSWTPAVPMVATAAGLGVLIVGTGVPVPELAVGLAAATLVSAGIRTQLAFRQLVTLAEVRRQSRTDELTGLPNRRALYTDAPAVLEARQGAPCAFLLLDADRFKEINDSLGHDVGDRLLIQVSERLRRCLGPDDLIARLGGDEFGILLLDAGEHEALQLADRLRAALSEPLTLRGIALQVGVSIGIALFPEQGEDLKTLLRKADTAMYRAKASRSGRHVYASEDHSPGEERLRMLQELRAALIEDQLVLHYQPKVDALSGEAKGVEALVRWNHPRHGLLAPGSFLLLAEEGGLMNALNDRVLTLALDQAAVWHSQGRSMTVAANLSASSLIDAELPDRIAAMIKERGLEESALMVEITEDFMMPDRVRARDILSALQSRGIRVAIDDFGTGYSSLAYLRDLPINELKLDRSFIVSMTEDPRAAALVASTINLAHSLGLTVVAEGVEDGGALDQLGSYGCDQAQGFHILRPVPAAELDDWFAVSAL; from the coding sequence GTGATCCGTAGATCGCTTCAGTCCGGTGGGCGGGCCGGACCTCGGCCCTGGCTGCTGTGGCTCATGTGGGCGTTTCTGGGCCTGTACCTGGCGGGTCTGATGGCGCACGGCGAGGGGTTCAATCCCCTGGTGGACCTCGGGTTGGGCATGCCCGCTTCGTGGGCGCCGGCTGCAGTGGCCTGGCTTGCGGCCTACCGCGCCAAAGAGCGCCGCGCGCTCGCCCTGGTGGCGATGGCGTTGACTGCCTTTGCTGCGGGGAGCACTTTCTACGTCTCCTCGCTGTCGGGGGCCAGTTCGCTGCCCTTCCCGTCGCCGGCGGATGTGGGCTACCTGCTGTTTTATCCGCTGGTCCTTGGTGGCTTGTTCGTCTATCTGCTCCCGCTGCGCCAGCGGCTGGCCTGGTCGGTGCTGCTGGACGCCGTCGTCGGCTCACTCGGTGCCGCCTCCGTCCTGGTTGTCCTGCTCAGCCCGCTGCTGTCGGCCGCCGGCGGATTCCCCTCGTTCGCCACGTCCGTTGCGGTCGCCTACCCTCTCATGGATCTTGTGGTTCTGGCCGTGACCGCGGGCATGGCTGCGGTGCCGGGCCTTGCCACCGGCCGTAGCGGGGTGATCCTGATGCTGGGACTTATGGTGTTCGCTGCGGCCGATGTTGCCTATGCCTTCAGGCTCGAAAACAACACTTACGTCCTGGGAACACCCCTGGATGCAGGATGGACAGCAGGTCTGTGCCTCATTGCAACCTGGGCGGACGGGTTCGCCCGGCAGGAGGAAAAAGCCCAGGGTGCCAGTGAAGGTTCGTGGACGCCGGCCGTTCCGATGGTTGCCACCGCCGCCGGGCTCGGTGTCCTGATCGTGGGCACCGGGGTCCCGGTGCCGGAACTCGCCGTCGGGCTCGCCGCGGCCACCCTGGTGTCAGCGGGCATCAGGACCCAGCTGGCCTTCCGCCAGTTGGTCACCCTCGCCGAGGTGCGCCGGCAGTCCAGGACGGACGAACTGACGGGGCTGCCGAACCGGCGGGCGCTGTATACCGACGCCCCTGCCGTGCTCGAGGCGCGGCAGGGTGCACCGTGCGCCTTCCTCCTGCTGGATGCAGACAGATTCAAGGAAATCAATGACAGCCTTGGCCACGACGTGGGGGACCGGCTGCTGATCCAGGTCAGCGAACGCCTTCGCCGGTGCCTTGGCCCCGATGATCTGATAGCCCGGCTGGGCGGGGACGAATTCGGCATCCTGCTCCTTGATGCCGGCGAGCACGAAGCCCTGCAGCTTGCCGACCGGCTCCGGGCAGCCCTGAGCGAGCCCCTTACCCTGAGGGGCATTGCCCTTCAGGTCGGTGTCAGCATCGGCATCGCCCTGTTCCCGGAGCAGGGGGAGGACCTGAAGACGCTGCTGCGCAAGGCGGACACGGCCATGTACCGGGCCAAAGCCTCGCGCAGCGGCAGGCACGTGTACGCCAGCGAGGACCACAGTCCCGGGGAAGAGCGGCTGAGGATGCTCCAGGAGCTTCGCGCCGCGCTCATCGAGGACCAGCTCGTGCTGCATTACCAGCCCAAGGTGGACGCGCTCAGCGGCGAAGCGAAGGGCGTGGAGGCCTTGGTCCGCTGGAACCATCCCCGGCACGGACTGCTGGCCCCCGGTTCGTTCCTCCTGCTGGCAGAGGAGGGCGGGCTCATGAACGCCCTGAATGACCGCGTGCTCACCCTGGCCCTGGATCAGGCAGCCGTCTGGCATTCGCAGGGCAGGTCAATGACCGTGGCTGCAAACCTCTCGGCCAGCTCACTCATTGACGCAGAACTGCCGGACCGGATTGCCGCCATGATCAAGGAGCGTGGCCTCGAGGAGTCGGCGCTGATGGTCGAGATCACCGAGGATTTCATGATGCCGGACCGTGTCCGCGCCAGGGATATCCTGTCCGCGCTGCAGTCCCGCGGCATACGGGTGGCCATTGACGACTTCGGCACGGGCTACAGTTCACTGGCCTACCTCCGGGACCTCCCCATCAACGAGCTGAAGCTTGACCGCTCCTTCATCGTTTCGATGACAGAGGACCCTCGGGCTGCTGCCCTGGTGGCCTCCACGATCAACCTCGCACACAGCCTCGGCCTGACTGTGGTCGCCGAAGGAGTGGAGGACGGGGGTGCACTGGACCAGCTGGGCAGCTACGGCTGCGACCAGGCGCAGGGGTTCCATATCCTCCGCCCCGTACCTGCAGCCGAGCTGGATGACTGGTTCGCCGTGTCCGCGCTGTAG
- a CDS encoding amino acid ABC transporter permease → MDWLNIIGRTFFDFEAMLEVLPQLLGVGLLNTLIISVAATILGVVLGMVVAVMGISRSRWLRIPARIYTDLFRGLPAILTILLIGQGFARFSQSVFGPSPYPLGIIALSLIASAYIGEIFRAGILSVDKGQGEACRALGMSYAKSMALVVVPQGVRRVLPALVNQFIAIVKDSSLVYFLGLLVSERELFRVGQDAAVLSGNLSPLVMAGIFYLVITVPLTHLVNYFDNRFRTGRRRPTLPTSGLKEVTELDAASPLITGSNT, encoded by the coding sequence ATGGACTGGCTCAACATCATCGGCCGTACCTTCTTCGACTTTGAAGCAATGCTCGAGGTGCTGCCCCAACTCCTCGGGGTTGGCCTCCTGAACACCCTGATCATCTCCGTCGCCGCCACCATCCTTGGCGTGGTGCTCGGCATGGTGGTGGCCGTCATGGGCATCTCGCGGTCCCGCTGGCTGCGCATTCCGGCCCGGATCTACACCGACCTCTTCCGCGGCCTGCCGGCCATCCTCACCATCTTGCTGATCGGCCAAGGCTTCGCCCGGTTCAGCCAGTCGGTGTTCGGGCCCTCGCCCTACCCGCTGGGAATCATCGCGCTGAGCCTGATCGCCAGCGCCTACATCGGCGAAATCTTCCGCGCCGGCATCCTCAGCGTGGACAAGGGCCAGGGCGAGGCCTGCCGGGCCCTGGGCATGAGCTATGCCAAGTCCATGGCCCTCGTGGTGGTCCCGCAGGGCGTCCGCCGGGTCCTGCCGGCCCTGGTGAACCAGTTCATCGCCATCGTCAAGGACTCCTCCCTGGTCTACTTCCTGGGCCTGCTGGTCAGCGAACGCGAGCTCTTCCGGGTGGGCCAGGACGCCGCGGTGCTCTCCGGCAACCTCTCGCCCCTGGTCATGGCCGGCATCTTCTACCTGGTGATCACGGTGCCCCTGACCCACCTGGTCAACTACTTCGACAACAGGTTCCGCACCGGCCGCCGACGGCCCACTCTGCCCACGTCCGGCCTGAAGGAAGTCACCGAACTCGACGCGGCCTCGCCGCTGATCACCGGGAGCAACACATGA
- a CDS encoding LacI family DNA-binding transcriptional regulator, with protein sequence MSSDGARRRDVTVADVAKAAQVSKAQAARALGNYGAVSDDVRERVLAAAEELEYRPNELARSMNTGKSHTIGVVVGDIENPHFGLATRGITDTAKKSGYNVILINTDENTAAEVDAVRVLLDKRVDGLIVAPASSVETQHLRRVHEAGRPLVLLDRSADGLALETVAVDMAAISYESTRYLLDAGHRRIAFISTLRTDAEYAEGTRLDSSQISDRLAGMRRAFVDAGREFPGDLVRLNAGDAGSIRNLTREVLLGTDPATAVVASDGLIALSVVEAVQEMGLRIPDDVSFLMYDDFAWTRLTTPPLTVVAQPVYDMGAAAASALIRQIEGRPPLAPAPEFNATLVRRGSVGAVPDSEPAHSASSSFSPSFRTSAVP encoded by the coding sequence ATGAGCAGTGACGGAGCAAGACGGCGGGACGTAACAGTTGCCGACGTCGCAAAAGCTGCCCAGGTCTCCAAAGCCCAGGCCGCCCGTGCGCTGGGCAACTACGGTGCCGTCAGCGATGACGTCCGCGAGCGGGTTCTTGCCGCCGCGGAAGAGCTGGAGTACCGGCCAAACGAGCTGGCACGCAGCATGAATACCGGGAAATCGCACACCATCGGCGTGGTGGTGGGCGACATCGAAAACCCGCATTTCGGCCTGGCCACCAGGGGGATCACGGACACCGCGAAGAAGAGCGGGTACAACGTCATCCTGATCAACACGGACGAGAACACCGCGGCGGAAGTGGACGCTGTCCGCGTGCTGCTCGACAAGAGGGTGGACGGCCTGATCGTCGCGCCGGCCTCGTCCGTGGAGACGCAGCACCTGCGGCGGGTCCACGAAGCAGGCCGCCCGCTGGTGCTCCTGGACCGCTCTGCTGATGGCCTCGCGCTGGAGACGGTCGCCGTCGACATGGCCGCCATCTCCTACGAATCAACGCGCTACCTTCTGGATGCCGGGCACCGAAGGATCGCCTTCATTTCGACGCTGCGCACCGACGCTGAGTACGCCGAGGGAACGCGGCTGGATTCATCGCAAATCTCGGACCGCCTGGCGGGGATGCGGCGGGCCTTTGTTGACGCGGGGCGCGAGTTCCCGGGGGACCTCGTCCGGCTCAACGCCGGCGATGCCGGCTCCATCCGGAACCTCACGCGCGAGGTGCTGCTCGGCACAGACCCGGCCACCGCCGTCGTGGCTTCAGACGGCCTGATTGCCCTCAGCGTGGTGGAAGCCGTCCAGGAGATGGGACTTCGAATCCCGGATGACGTGTCGTTCCTCATGTACGACGACTTCGCCTGGACCCGCCTGACCACGCCACCACTGACGGTGGTGGCGCAGCCGGTCTACGACATGGGGGCCGCGGCGGCGAGCGCCCTGATCAGGCAGATCGAGGGCCGCCCGCCTCTGGCCCCGGCGCCCGAGTTCAACGCCACGCTGGTCCGCCGGGGCTCGGTAGGCGCGGTGCCGGACTCAGAGCCGGCTCACTCGGCGTCGTCGTCCTTCTCGCCTTCCTTCAGGACCAGTGCCGTGCCCTGA